The DNA segment CGGCGTGTACGAGATGCTCGACATGGGCATCCCCGTGCAGAAGGCGATCGACAAGGGCGCGACCACGATCCAGATCAAGCAGGCCGCCGAGTCGTGCGGCTACCGCCCGATGTGGTTCGACGGCCTGGAGAAGGCACAGCTCGGTCACACCACGCTCGAAGAGGTGTCCCGCGTCGTCGCGCTCGAACTCTCCGGCGAGGACGCCGGGTCCGCCGACCACGCCGCGCATCACCCGGACGGCACCGCAGGGAGGCTCAGCGCATGAGCACGATCGCGTTCGAATACACCGCACTCGAGAAGTCCGGCGTCAAGCGCCGGGGCGTGCTCCGCGCCGGCAGCAAGGCCGACGCCCTCCGCCAGGTCGCCGCGCTGGATCTCACGCCCGTCCGCATCAAGCAGGTGCGGGAGGTCGTCCGCGCCCGAGGCCGGACCATCCGCGTCAAGGACATCGCGCACTTCACGTACCAGTTCAGCGTTCTCATGGGCGCCCGCATCCCGATCGGAGAGGGCCTGCTCTCCATCGCCCAGCAGGAGACCAACGCCAAGCTCCGCGAGGTCATTACCGACATCGCCACGCGCATCGAGGCCGGCGAGCAGATCGCCAACGCGATGACGCATCACCACAAGGTCTTCGGCGAGTTGTACATCCAGACGATCCGCGCCGCCGAGCGCACGGGCAACCTCGTGCCCGTGCTGGAGCACCTCTCGGAGCTGCTCGAGCGCCAGCGGGAAAGCCAGCAGCAGGTCCGGTCGGCCCTCATGTACCCCACCTGCGTCGTCGTCGTCCTGGTCCTGGCTGTCACGTTCCTGATCGGCGTGGTCATCCCCAAGTTCGCCAAGATGTTCGCCTCCAAGGGGCAGCAGCTCCCGATCTTCACGCGCATCCTCATGGCGGTCGGCGAGTCCATGCAGGCCTACTGGTGGGCCTACCTCGGTGCCGCCGTGGCGGGCGTGTTCATGATCAAGTTCGCCTGGAATCGCCCGCGGGGCCGGAACTTCATCGAGGCCATCTTCCACCGCATCCCGATCATCAAGGACATCCTCGTCGGCGCGGCGATGAGCCGCTTCACGCGAGTCCTGGGCCTAGGCGTGCAGTCGGGCGTCGGCCTGATCGACTCGATCGAACTGGCTTCCAACGCCTCCGGACGCCCCGCGCTGCTCCGCGACGGCCAGCGCATCGCCGAACAGGTCCGCACCGGCGGACGGCTCAGGGACGTCCTGGCTGTCTGCGGTTATATTCCCAACTTCGCAAAGCGCATGCTCAGCGCGGGCGAGGAGTCGGGCGACGTCCCCAAGATGTGCCAGCTCATCGCCCGCCACTACGAGCGGGAGACTGCACACCTGACCAAGAACATCGGCACGGTCATCGAGCCCGTGCTCATCGTGCTCATCGCCGGCGTCGTGCTGGTCGTCGCCCTCGCGATCTTCCTGCCGATGTGGGACATGGTCAAGCTGGTGAGCTAGACCCGTCCAGGCACCACGACCCCTTGTTGCAGGAGAGCGGACGCCCCGACGCGTCCGCTCTCATTCCCATGCGCCCGCCGCGGCCCCAAGCCGGCTGCGCGTGAAGCCTGAGCGCCTGTGCCGCGGAGTCCGTCTATGACGCTCTGGCGCTCTGGGGCTGGTCGGCGCTGCACCGAAACGCTCATGAAGGCCAGTCTCCTGTCGGATACATACACGGCGGGTGCCACGATCGCAATCGTCCGTTGCAACCACGCATTCCCGTTGTCGGAAGACTCGAGCCCCGCCGGGGCCGGAAAGGAGCCAAGATGGATCTCGTGCTGAATCGGGGGAACAAGAACCGGGCGTTTACGCTGATCGAGCTCATCGTTGTGATCGTCGTTCTGGCGATCCTCAGCGGCATCGCCATCCCCAAGTACATTGACTACACGGCCAACGCCAAGGCGTCCTCCTGCAAGGGCACGCTCGGCGGCGTTCGCTCCGCGATCGCCAACTTCTATGCGAACCGCGCCGCCAACGGCACGGCCGCGTACCCCACCGTGGGCGAGATGAACACCTTTGGTTCGACCGGCGTGATGCAGGAAGCCATCCCGGCCAACCCCTATATCTCGACCACGACCCTGGTCAGCGGCACCAGCATCCCGACCAATGCGTACGTCATCGCGGGCACCTTCCCGGCGCCCCCGACGCTCCCCCCGGTCGAGACCACCGCGACCGGCGGCTGGCGCTACGACGCGACCAACGGCCGCTTCTGGGCCAACAGCAACACCGTCGGCGAGAACGCCTGGTAATCACTCGCAGGCGGGTCGCCGATCCGATGCAATCGACCCGCCGGTGGTAACGCGCCGGCGGGTTCTTTCTTTCCTGATAGCCGTCTCTGCTCCACGTGGCAAGTGGGGCTGGGGCAAGCGAAACGATCGAGACCAGCGAGACCTCATGACGACCTGCTCCCGCATCCCGACGAGCGCCCGCAGGGCATTCACACTGATCGAGCTGATCGTGGTGATCGTCGTCCTCGCGATCCTCTCGGGCGTCGCGATCCCCAAGTACCTTGACTACTCCGCCTCGGCCAAGGCCTCCTCCTGCCGTGCTACCCTCGGCGCTGCGCGCTCCGCCATCACCAACTACATCGCCCAGTCGGGTTTGAACGGCGCCGCGACGCCCCCCGCCCTGGTCACGTTCCAGACCCTCGGCGGCGTCATGAACGAGCCGCTCCCCGCCAATCCCTACATGGCCTCCAGCGAGATCGCCGCCGCCACCTACCCCGCGAGTCCCGCAACGCCGCCTCCGGTCAGCGGGTCCCACGGCTGGAACTATGACCCCGCCTCCGGCCGCTTCTGGGCCAACAGCGACACCGTCGGAGAAAACACGTGGTAGCCGCCACTCATGCCGCATCCCGCCGCCGCGCCTTCACCCTCGTCGAGATGATCGCGGTGATGGTCGTTGTCTCGGTGGTCGCGGCCGTGGCGATCCCGTCGTTCTCCTCGATCGCAGGGACCCGCCAGATCGCCGCCGCGAGGCTCCTGCTCCGAGACCTTACCTACGCCCGCGAGCGGGCGATCGCCACGGGCACCCGCGTCTGGGTCGTCTTCTCCGTCAGCGGCAACTCGTACTCCGTGCTCGCCGAGAACCCGGCCGCCCCCGGCCGGGCCGGCGCCGCCATCATCCCCGACCCGTCGGCCCCGAACCGCACCTACCAGCAACTGCTCAACACCGGCGAGTTCTCCGGGGTCCAGATCGTCAGCGCCGCGTTCGACAGCCAGGTCGAGGTCGGGTTCGACTGGTGCGGCCGGCCGCTCAACACCACCTCCGCGTTCCTCGCCGCGAACGGCGTCGTCACCCTCACCGGCTCCAAGACCGTCACCGTGCAGGCCCGAACCGGGCTGTGCACCATGCCCTGAGGCCACCATGGTCCCCCGCGCCCCCGCACGCACATCCCGCCGCTCACCCGCCCGCCGCGGGTTCACGCTGATCGAGGCGATCGCCTCGATGGTCATTCTCGGCATCGCGCTCCCGCCCATGCTCTGGGCCGTTCGCCAGGAGCACCGCAACCGCATCTCGCCCCTCTACGCCTCCAAGGCCCGCTGGCTTGCGACCGAGAAACTCGAGGACATCATCGCCGACCGCCACAGCACCACCCGCGGCTACGCCTACCTGACCGCCGGCAACTACCCCGCCGAGGCCACCATCAGCGGCTACCCGGGCTTCTCGCGCTCCGTCGCTCTCGTCGAAACCGGTCCGGACCTCGCCACCGCCGGCACGGGCTACATGAAAGTCACCGTCTCCGTCACCTGGACCGACTCCACCGGGACGTCGCGGACCCTGCCGGTCAGCACCGTCCTCACGGATTACAACTGAGCCACCCGATGAACCGCCCCGCCCGCAATCGCCGCACGCACCCACGCGCCGCCCGCCGCCGCGCCGGCTACACGCTGGTCGAGGCCATCGTGGCCATCGTGATCGTCGCGCTCCTCGGCTCGGTCGCCTCCACCA comes from the Phycisphaeraceae bacterium genome and includes:
- a CDS encoding GspH/FimT family pseudopilin — its product is MVAATHAASRRRAFTLVEMIAVMVVVSVVAAVAIPSFSSIAGTRQIAAARLLLRDLTYARERAIATGTRVWVVFSVSGNSYSVLAENPAAPGRAGAAIIPDPSAPNRTYQQLLNTGEFSGVQIVSAAFDSQVEVGFDWCGRPLNTTSAFLAANGVVTLTGSKTVTVQARTGLCTMP
- a CDS encoding prepilin-type N-terminal cleavage/methylation domain-containing protein, whose protein sequence is MTTCSRIPTSARRAFTLIELIVVIVVLAILSGVAIPKYLDYSASAKASSCRATLGAARSAITNYIAQSGLNGAATPPALVTFQTLGGVMNEPLPANPYMASSEIAAATYPASPATPPPVSGSHGWNYDPASGRFWANSDTVGENTW
- a CDS encoding type II secretion system F family protein, producing MSTIAFEYTALEKSGVKRRGVLRAGSKADALRQVAALDLTPVRIKQVREVVRARGRTIRVKDIAHFTYQFSVLMGARIPIGEGLLSIAQQETNAKLREVITDIATRIEAGEQIANAMTHHHKVFGELYIQTIRAAERTGNLVPVLEHLSELLERQRESQQQVRSALMYPTCVVVVLVLAVTFLIGVVIPKFAKMFASKGQQLPIFTRILMAVGESMQAYWWAYLGAAVAGVFMIKFAWNRPRGRNFIEAIFHRIPIIKDILVGAAMSRFTRVLGLGVQSGVGLIDSIELASNASGRPALLRDGQRIAEQVRTGGRLRDVLAVCGYIPNFAKRMLSAGEESGDVPKMCQLIARHYERETAHLTKNIGTVIEPVLIVLIAGVVLVVALAIFLPMWDMVKLVS
- a CDS encoding prepilin-type N-terminal cleavage/methylation domain-containing protein — translated: MVPRAPARTSRRSPARRGFTLIEAIASMVILGIALPPMLWAVRQEHRNRISPLYASKARWLATEKLEDIIADRHSTTRGYAYLTAGNYPAEATISGYPGFSRSVALVETGPDLATAGTGYMKVTVSVTWTDSTGTSRTLPVSTVLTDYN
- a CDS encoding prepilin-type N-terminal cleavage/methylation domain-containing protein, giving the protein MDLVLNRGNKNRAFTLIELIVVIVVLAILSGIAIPKYIDYTANAKASSCKGTLGGVRSAIANFYANRAANGTAAYPTVGEMNTFGSTGVMQEAIPANPYISTTTLVSGTSIPTNAYVIAGTFPAPPTLPPVETTATGGWRYDATNGRFWANSNTVGENAW